The following are encoded together in the Panicum virgatum strain AP13 chromosome 6K, P.virgatum_v5, whole genome shotgun sequence genome:
- the LOC120711150 gene encoding putative methylesterase 12, chloroplastic yields the protein MGNAFACMPRKEHRGAAAVSRSKRMGSARSARGGPKLTPAEEELLHRQALAMAIHQHLDSGGSMSRRIDAGASLSRRMAPGSTSSRRRGDLPDSVTNAKPAQIVLENLETKKIVLVHGEGFGAWCWYKTISHLEEAGLEPVALDLTGSGIDHTNTNSIATLGDYSKPLIDYLDKLPEDEKVILVGHSCGGACVSYALEHCPKKISKAVFLTATMVKDGQRPFDVFSEELRSADVFLQESQFLVYGNGKDKPPTGLMFDKQQIKGLYFNQTPSKDMALAAVSMRPIPLAPIMEKLSLTPEKYGTVRRYFIQTLDDHMLSPDAQEKLVRENPPDVIFKIKGSDHCPFFSKPQSLNKILLEIAQIQAPAALLPGKASSEETVAEKS from the exons ATGGGCAACGCGTTCGCGTGCATGCCGCGCAAGGAGCACCGGGGCGCGGCCGCGGTGTCGCGCAGCAAGCGGATGGGGAGCGCGCGgtcggcgcgcggcgggccCAAGCTgacgccggcggaggaggagctcctGCACCGCCAGGCGCTGGCCATGGCCATCCACCAGCACCTCGACTCCGGCGGCTCCATGTCGCGCCGCATCGACGCCGGGGCCTCCCTGTCGCGCCGCATGGCCCCCGGCTCCACCAGCTCTCGACGCCGCGGCGACCTGCCGGACTCCGTCACGAATGCCAAGCCC GCACAAATTGTTCTGGAGAATTTAGAAACAAAGAAAATTGTCCTTGTTCATGGAGAAGGATTTGGTGCTTGGTGTTGGTACAAGACCATCTCGCACTTGGAGGAAGCTGGTCTTGAGCCTGTTGCCTTAGACCTCACGGGTTCTGGCATAGATCATACCAATACAAACAGCATAGCTACACTAGGAGATTACTCCAAGCCATTAATTGATTACCTTGATAAACTTCCCGAGGATGAGAAG GTTATTTTGGTCGGCCACAGCTGCGGAGGTGCATGTGTTTCATATGCGTTAGAACACTGCCCCAAAAAGATCTCGAAGGCGGTGTTTCTTACTGCTACGATGGTGAAGGATGGGCAGCGGCCCTTCGATGTGTTCTCAGAGGAA CTCCGGTCAGCAGATGTTTTCTTGCAAGAATCACAGTTTTTGGTTTATGGAAATGGAAAGGACAAGCCTCCTACTGGTCTGATGTTTGATAAACAGCAGATCAAGGGGCTCTATTTCAACCAAACTCCTTCCAAG GATATGGCGCTAGCTGCGGTGTCCATGAGACCCATCCCTCTTGCCCCAATCATGGAGAAGCTCTCCCTCACCCCTGAAAAGTACGGCACTGTGCGCCGCTACTTCATCCAGACACTTGACGATCACATGCTCTCACCTGATGCccaggagaagttggttcgggagaACCCGCCAGATGTCATCTTCAAGATAAAGGGCAGCGACCACTGCCCCTTTTTCTCGAAGCCGCAATCCCTCAACAAGATCTTGCTGGAGATTGCACAGATCCAAGCTCCAGCTGCGCTGCTCCCGGGTAAAGCAAGTTCGGAGGAGACCGTGGCAGAGAAATCATGA
- the LOC120711151 gene encoding putative pentatricopeptide repeat-containing protein At1g68930 — protein sequence MSHPLCNHYAALLSSAAAGRSGARVAGAVHCLILRTLPHPQPVHLLNHLLTAYGKAGRHARARRLFDAMPHRNLFTYNALLTTLAHARLLGDMEALFASMPERDVVSHNALVAGFSGAGAHARAARAYRALLREDTGIRPSRITMSAMVMAASALGDRALGRQFHCQILQLGFGAYSFVGSPLVDMYAKMGLVGDAERVFVELEGKNVVMYNTMITGLLRCKMVQEARRFFEVMTDRDSITWTTMVTGLMQNGLESEALELFRRMRVQGIAIDQYTFGSTLTACGALSALEQGKQIHNYAIRTFYDDNVFVGSALVDMYSKCRSIRLAETVFRRMTFRNIISWTAMIVGYGQNGCSEEAVRAFSEMQRDGIDPDDFTLGSVISSCANLASLEEGAQFHCLAIVSGLMPYITVSNALVTLYGKCGSIEDAHRLFDEMSFHNQVSWTALVSGYAKFGKAKETIDLFEKMLSKGVKPDGVTFIGVLSACSRAGFVEKGRSYFYSMQKDHGIVPIDDHYTCMIDLYSRSGRLREAEEFIKQMPMRPDAIGWGTLLSACRLRGDMEIGKWAAENLLEIDPQNPASYVLLCSMHAAKGQWNEVAQLRRGMRDRQVKKEPGCSWIKYKNKVHIFSADDQSHPFSKGIYEKLAWLSSKIVEEGYRPDVSSVLHDVADADKVHMLSHHSERLAIAFGLMFVPQEMPIRIVKNLRVCVDCHNATKFISKITGRDILVRDAVRFHKFSNGLCSCGDFW from the coding sequence ATGAGCCACCCGCTCTGCAACCACTACGCcgctctcctctcctccgccgccgccggacgcagCGGGGCGCGCGTGGCCGGCGCGGTCCACTGCCTCATCCTCAGGACGCTGCCGCACCCGCAGCCCGTACACCTCCTCAACCACCTGCTCACCGCCTATGGCAAGGCCGGccgccacgcgcgcgcgcgccgcctgtTCGACGCAATGCCCCACCGCAACCTCTTCACCTACAACGCGCTCCTCACCACGCTCGCCCACGCCAGGCTCCTCGGCGACATGGAGGCGCTCTTCGCGTCCATGCCGGAGCGCGATGTCGTCTCGCACAacgcgctcgtcgccggcttctccggcgccggcgcgcacgCGCGGGCGGCTCGGGCGTACCGCGCGCTGCTCCGGGAGGACACCGGCATCAGGCCTAGCAGGATCACGATGTCGGCCATGGTCATGGCGGCGTCGGCCCTGGGCGACCGCGCCCTCGGCAGGCAGTTCCACTGCCAGATCCTGCAGCTTGGCTTCGGGGCGTACTCTTTTGTCGGGAGCCCGCTGGTAGATATGTATGCAAAGATGGGCCTCGTCGGGGATGCCGAGCGGGTCTTCGTTGAACTGGAGGGCAAGAACGTCGTGATGTACAACACCATGATCACTGGGCTGCTCCGGTGCAAGATGGTTCAGGAGGCGAGGCGGTTTTTCGAGGTGATGACGGACAGGGATTCCATTACTTGGACCACGATGGTTACGGGATTGATGCAGAATGGGTTGGAGTCTGAGGCTTTGGAACTTTTCAGGAGGATGAGGGTACAGGGCATCGCCATTGATCAGTACACCTTCGGAAGCACCCTTACGGCCTGTGGCGCCCTTTCAGCCTTGGAGCAGGGGAAACAGATCCATAACTACGCAATCAGGACTTTTTACGATGATAATGTCTTTGTTGGGAGCGCGCTTGTTGACATGTACTCAAAATGCAGGAGCATCAGACTGGCAGAAACTGTGTTCAGGAGGATGACGTTCAGAAACATCATCTCATGGACTGCAATGATTGTTGGATACGGACAGAATGGATGCAGCGAGGAGGCTGTGAGGGCCTTTTCGGAGATGCAAAGAGACGGCATTGATCCTGATGACTTCACCCTTGGAAGTGTAATAAGTTCTTGCGCTAACCTAGCAAGCCTGGAGGAAGGTGCTCAGTTCCACTGCCTAGCTATTGTTTCAGGGTTGATGCCGTATATCACAGTGTCCAATGCACTAGTTACCTTGTACGGCAAGTGCGGCAGCATTGAGGATGCGCACAGATTGTTTGATGAAATGTCGTTCCACAATCAGGTATCCTGGACAGCCCTTGTCTCTGGGTATGCTAAATTTGGGAAGGCAAAAGAAACTATTGATTTGTTTGAGAAGATGTTATCTAAGGGTGTAAAACCTGATGGGGTAACATTTATTGGTGTCCTTTCTGCCTGTAGCCGTGCTGGATTTGTAGAGAAAGGGCGCAGCTACTTTTATTCCATGCAGAAGGACCATGGTATTGTGCCCATAGATGATCACTACACATGTATGATTGACTTGTATAGCAGATCAGGGAGGTTAAGAGAGGCTGAGGAGTTCATAAAGCAAATGCCGATGCGCCCTGATGCAATTGGATGGGGCACATTGCTGAGCGCTTGCAGGTTGCGTGGTGACATGGAAATCGGCAAATGGGCTGCTGAGAACCTCTTAGAGATCGATCCCCAGAACCCCGCTAGCTACGTATTGCTGTGCAGCATGCATGCTGCTAAAGGCCAATGGAATGAGGTTGCCCAGCTAAGGCGTGGGATGAGGGACAGGCAAGTGAAGAAGGAGCCAGGCTGTAGCTGGATCAAGTATAAGAATAAAGTTCACATCTTTTCAGCTGATGACCAGTCTCATCCCTTCTCCAAGGGGATTTATGAAAAGCTTGCGTGGCTCAGCTCCAAGATTGTTGAAGAAGGATACAGACCTGATGTCAGTTCTGTGCTGCATGATGTGGCAGATGCTGACAAGGTTCACATGCTCAGCCATCACAGCGAGAGGCTTGCAATTGCCTTTGGATTAATGTTTGTTCCACAGGAAATGCCAATTCGTATCGTCAAGAATCTGCGGGTTTGTGTAGATTGTCACAATGCTACCAAGTTCATATCTAAGATAACTGGGCGTGATATTCTTGTGAGGGATGCTGTCAGATTCCACAAGTTCAGCAATGGCCTATGCTCTTGTGGAGACTTCTGGTGA
- the LOC120711152 gene encoding splicing factor U2af small subunit B-like isoform X2, with product MAEHLASIFGTEKDRVNCPFYFKIGACRHGDRCSRLHNRPTISPTLVLANMYQRPDMITPGVDAQGQPIDPEKMQEHFEDFYEDIYEELGKFGEIENLNVCDNLADHMIGNVYVQFREEEQAAAAYNALQGRFYSGRPIIVEYSPVTDFREATCRQFEENSCNRGGYCNFMHVKQIGRDLRRKLYGRSASRRYHGRSRSRSPPPQRRGHRDRDDYRGGGGGGGGRGRGSRHDRYDDGGGRGGRHDRYDDGGRRRHGSPPPRRGRSPVRESSEERRAKIEQWNREREAKQ from the exons ATGGCGGAGCACTTGGCTTCGATCTTTGGCACTGAGAAGGACAGGGTCAACTGCCCTTTTTACTTCAAGATTGGGGCTTGTCGTCATGGGGATCGCTGCTCCCGCCTGCACAACAGGCCAACCATATCGCCGACTCTTGTGCTTGCTAACATGTATCAGCGCCCTGATATGATAACCCCTGGGGTTGATGCTCAAGGCCAACCTATTGATCCTGAGAAGATGCAGGAGCATTTTGAGGATTTCTACGAGGACATCTATGAGGAGTTGGGCAAGTTTGGTGAGATCGAGAACCTGAACGTCTGCGACAACCTTGCTGACCACATGATAGGGAATGTCTATGTCCAGTTCAGGGAGGAAGAACAGGCAGCTGCAGCATATAATGCTCTTCAGGGCCGCTTTTATTCTGGCCGCCCGATAATTGTGGAGTATTCTCCTGTGACTGACTTCCGGGAAGCGACCTGTAGGCAGTTTGAGGAGAACAGCTGCAACCGTGGTGGCTACTGTAATTTCATGCATGTGAAGCAGATTGGCAGGGATCTCAGGAGGAAGCTCTATGGCCGTTCTGCTTCCAGGAGGTACCATGGGAGGAGCAGAAGCCGAAGCCCCCCACCTCAAAGGAGGGGCCATCGTGACCGTGATGATtaccgtggtggcggcggcggcggcggtgggcggggTAGAGGCAGCAGGCATGACAG GTATGATGATGGAGGGGGCAGAGGCGGCAGGCATGACAGGTATGATGATGGAGGAAGACGCAGGCATGGTAGCCCACCCCCAAGGCGTGGGAGGAGCCCAGTCAGGGAGAGCAGCGAGGAACGCAGGGCCAAGATTGAGCAGTGGAACCGTGAACGCGAGGCAAAGCAGTGA
- the LOC120711152 gene encoding splicing factor U2af small subunit B-like isoform X1, producing the protein MAEHLASIFGTEKDRVNCPFYFKIGACRHGDRCSRLHNRPTISPTLVLANMYQRPDMITPGVDAQGQPIDPEKMQEHFEDFYEDIYEELGKFGEIENLNVCDNLADHMIGNVYVQFREEEQAAAAYNALQGRFYSGRPIIVEYSPVTDFREATCRQFEENSCNRGGYCNFMHVKQIGRDLRRKLYGRSASRRYHGRSRSRSPPPQRRGHRDRDDYRGGGGGGGGRGRGSRHDRYDDGGGRHDRYDDGGGRGGRHDRYDDGGRRRHGSPPPRRGRSPVRESSEERRAKIEQWNREREAKQ; encoded by the coding sequence ATGGCGGAGCACTTGGCTTCGATCTTTGGCACTGAGAAGGACAGGGTCAACTGCCCTTTTTACTTCAAGATTGGGGCTTGTCGTCATGGGGATCGCTGCTCCCGCCTGCACAACAGGCCAACCATATCGCCGACTCTTGTGCTTGCTAACATGTATCAGCGCCCTGATATGATAACCCCTGGGGTTGATGCTCAAGGCCAACCTATTGATCCTGAGAAGATGCAGGAGCATTTTGAGGATTTCTACGAGGACATCTATGAGGAGTTGGGCAAGTTTGGTGAGATCGAGAACCTGAACGTCTGCGACAACCTTGCTGACCACATGATAGGGAATGTCTATGTCCAGTTCAGGGAGGAAGAACAGGCAGCTGCAGCATATAATGCTCTTCAGGGCCGCTTTTATTCTGGCCGCCCGATAATTGTGGAGTATTCTCCTGTGACTGACTTCCGGGAAGCGACCTGTAGGCAGTTTGAGGAGAACAGCTGCAACCGTGGTGGCTACTGTAATTTCATGCATGTGAAGCAGATTGGCAGGGATCTCAGGAGGAAGCTCTATGGCCGTTCTGCTTCCAGGAGGTACCATGGGAGGAGCAGAAGCCGAAGCCCCCCACCTCAAAGGAGGGGCCATCGTGACCGTGATGATtaccgtggtggcggcggcggcggcggtgggcggggTAGAGGCAGCAGGCATGACAGGTATGATGATGGAGGTGGCAGGCATGACAGGTATGATGATGGAGGGGGCAGAGGCGGCAGGCATGACAGGTATGATGATGGAGGAAGACGCAGGCATGGTAGCCCACCCCCAAGGCGTGGGAGGAGCCCAGTCAGGGAGAGCAGCGAGGAACGCAGGGCCAAGATTGAGCAGTGGAACCGTGAACGCGAGGCAAAGCAGTGA
- the LOC120711153 gene encoding uncharacterized protein LOC120711153 gives MEGYLARRRKDKQEDRAERRALVDRIMTVARECGVTEEKPQLWVGVLKILKDEDAISFFLASNPAGSKALIEHYAGENVQAPSMAEDSDEDSDDSEDEFEEFLVTNYLDDTEEVGFMYGMFQIAMHLDKYYNRSECRQVGIGLGGLEWVERKLASRKGCYNMFRMTPTVFYRLHDLLVEKYGLKSSAKSSSIEALGMFLWMVGAQRSVRQAEDRFDRSPGIVQNMFYKVLKCVLKLAADIIKPKDPQFRTMHSRLMDRRFYPFFKDCIGAIGGTHIPVVVSKELFVQHLCHKSITTQNVMACCDFDMMFTFAIAGWPGSVHDMRVFDDAMTKYSNVFPHPPSGKYYLVNSGYPNRLGYLAPYKGTKYHLQEFQNAAELQDKEEVFNYAHPSLRNVIERAFGVLKQKWRILNNIPSTYPPETQTHIIVACMALHNFIRMSELRDRDIGRCDRDENYVPPEASEDQPLCEPAPSSLECEQMNAFRDTIALDMLLRV, from the exons ATGGAGGGCTATTTGGCCAGACGGCGCAAGGATAAGCAAGAAGACAGAGCAGAGAGGAGGGCGCTGGTTGACCGCATCATGACGGTGGCTAGAGAGTGTGGTGTAACCGAAGAGAAACCCCAGCTATGGGTTGGTGTGCTGAAGATACTCAAGGATGAAGATGCCATATCCTTCTTTCTTGCTTCCAACCCTGCAGGAAGTAAGGCCCTTATTGAGCACTATGCCGGG GAGAATGTTCAAGCTCCATCCATGGCCGAGGACAGTGACGAGGACAGTGATGATTCTGAAGACGAGTTCGAGGAGTTTTTAGTAACCAATTACCTTGATGATACTGAAGAAGTTGGTTTCATGTATGGTATGTTTCAGATTGCTATGCATCTTGACAAATACTACAATAGGTCTGAGTGTAGGCAAGTTGGCATTGGTTTGGGTGGTTTGGAATGGGTAGAGAGGAAGCTGGCAAGTAGGAAGggatgctacaacatgtttaGAATGACCCCAACTGTGTTCTATCGGCTTCATGATCTTTTGGTAGAAAAGTATGGACTGAAATCTAGTGCCAAGTCTAGCTCAATTGAGGCTTTAGGAATGTTCCTTTGGATGGTTGGAGCTCAACGATCAGTAAGGCAAGCTGAGGACAGATTTGATAGATCACCAGGCATAGTTCAGAACATGTTTTACAAAGTGTTGAAGTGTGTGCTCAAGCTTGCTGCTGACATCATTAAACCTAAAGACCCACAGTTCAGAACCATGCATTCTAGATTGATGGACCGTAGGTTCTATCCCTTTTTCAAGGACTGTATTGGGGCAATAGGTGGCACTCACATCCCTGTTGTGGTGTCCAAAGAGCTGTTTGTCCAGCACTTGTGTCACAAGAGCATCACTACCCAAAATGTGATGGCATGTTGTGACTTTGACATGATGTTTACATTTGCAATTGCTGGATGGCCTGGTTCAGTACATGACATGAGGGTGTTTGATGATGCAATGACTAAGTACAGCAATGTCTTTCCTCATCCCCCTTCAG GGAAGTACTATCTGGTGAACTCGGGGTACCCAAACCGTCTTGGTTACCTTGCGCCCTACAAGGGGACCAAGTACCATCTTCAAGAGTTTCAAAATGCCGCAGAACTACAAGATAAAGAGGAGGTGTTCAACTATGCACATCCATCCCTTAGAAATGTCATAGAAAGAGCCTTTGGAGTGTTGAAGCAGAAGTGGCGGATATTGAACAACATCCCTAGTACTTATCCGCCTGAAACACAAACACACATTATTGTTGCTTGCATGGCTCTTCATAATTTCATCAGGATGAGTGAGTTACGTGATAGAGACATTGGCCGTTGTGACCGTGATGAGAACTATGTGCCTCCTGAAGCCTCTGAAGACCAGCCTCTGTGCGAGCCAGCACCTAGTAGTTTAGAATGTGAACAGATGAATGCATTTCGTGATACAATTGCGCTCGATATGTTGCTCCGGGTTTGA
- the LOC120711154 gene encoding phytolongin Phyl1.1-like — protein MNSRRSRSVKLVSARANRPLEVGIAEEEEDPRMSSSADNTVYCCIARGHKVIYCYNSKDGDPQMEATAALCLENSPAHHRHYIHTSGSRSYAYLMADAHTFFAIIDPSVGNAGALQFLERVRDVFRKNASRNGFHDSLVPAVQRLVASLEKMPHATFVLEESAERGGANESSGCTSSKVPLLGKSGSRKEKKKSKDRLASAGDGEDEHHGTRGVRIDVSAEEVSGMSLERSSSQSRLRRQQPSRSLWMRHVKIIIIVDAVICLVLFAAWLAVCKGFQCVSG, from the coding sequence ATGAATTCGCGCCGGTCCAGGTCAGTCAAGCTCGTGTCGGCGCGCGCCAACCggcccctcgaggtgggcatcgccgaggaggaggaggacccccGGATGAGCTCCTCCGCCGACAACACCGTCTACTGCTGCATCGCCAGGGGCCACAAGGTCATCTACTGCTACAACAGCAAGGACGGCGACCCGCAGATGGAGGCCACCGCCGCGCTCTGCCTCGAGAACTCGCCCGCGCACCACCGGCATTACATCCACACCTCGGGCTCCAGGAGCTACGCCTACCTGATGGCCGACGCCCACACCTTCTTCGCCATCATCGACCCCAGCGTCGGGAACGCCGGCGCCCTGCAGTTCCTGGAGCGCGTGCGGGACGTGTTCAGGAAGAACGCCAGCAGGAACGGGTTCCATGACTCGCTGGTGCCGGCGGTGCAGAGGCTGGTGGCGTCGCTGGAGAAGATGCCCCACGCCACCTTCGTCCTTGAGGAGAgcgcggagaggggaggggcGAATGAGAGCTCCGGCTGCACGTCGTCGAAGGTGCCTCTGCTGGGGAAAAGTGGGAgcaggaaggagaagaagaaatccAAGGATAGGTTGGCGTCGGCAGGGGACGGCGAGGATGAGCATCATGGGACTAGGGGGGTGAGGATAGATGTGTCGGCAGAGGAAGTCAGCGGCATGTCGCTGGAGCGGAGCTCAAGCCAGTCCAGGCTGCGACGGCAGCAGCCCTCGCGGTCCTTGTGGATGCGCCATGTGAagatcatcatcatcgtcgacGCCGTCATCTGCCTGGTGTTGTTTGCTGCCTGGCTGGCCGTGTGCAAGGGCTTCCAGTGTGTTTCAGGGTGA